A window of Cytobacillus sp. FSL H8-0458 genomic DNA:
AGAACCCGGTCCACGGATGCTGCCGAAGCATCTTTTATTTTTGCCAAATGATGAAACAGCTGGAGCTGGTGTGCTTCTCCGCCTCTGATCGGAAAAGCTGTCCGGGCTGCTGCAGAGGTCAAAAACCCAACCTGTGCTCCTTTACGGAGAATCGCCCTCACAATGGAAGCAGTAAACGAAACAATGGCCTCGAATCGGCTATCCGGTGCGCAGTCCATCAGAATGTAGACATCGTGAGACTGCCTTTGTTCAAATTCCTTGGTCATAATATCATTTCGCTTTGCGGTAGCTTTCCAGTTAATCCAGGAAAATCTGTCTCCCGGCTGATACTCCCTGATGCCGATTGCCATGGAAGTATCCCTTTGCACCCGCTCTTTTGAAGCAGTCATTCCCTGATCATAATGATGGGCCATAGGCTTATAGATCATTTCTTCATACGCCGGGTAGACAATCATCCTGCTCTCAGCAGTAGCTTGTCTTTCTTTTTCTATTAAACCGAGCAGATCACCCGTTTTAAAACGGACAGAGGCAAAAAAATGCTCTCCCCTCGGCAGACTGTTAATCTTGTATTGTATGGACATTTCCTTCTGAAATCCCGGAAATAAGAATCTCTTTGCCTCGTTTGACTTCCTGGCATGCAGGAGCTGTTCACTCATTTCATCCTCAATGACTAGGTACAATAAAGGAAAAGCAGATTCCCTGCTTATCTTCAAAGTAATCACAGCCTGCTCACCCGCATTGTATTCTGTTTTCGGCAGGATCCGCGCCACTTTAACGCTGTTTAATGAATAAAACGACAGACCAAGGGCGTATAAAGCAAACGGCACAAAGCTGTAAAACAAAAACCAGCTGACAAAGCCGCCCTGGAACATGGCATACGAAAAGGTGAACAAAATAAGCAGAAATAGCAAAATCAGCTTCCAGACACCTTTCAGTGTATTTAACAGCTGTTTCATTTTACTTCACTAGCCTTTGTACAGGGACAGACACCCTGGCAATGACCCGTCCCACCACTTCTTCAGCGGTAATGCCTTCAAATTTCGCTTCTGACCTTAAGATAATTCTGTGGACAAAAACAGCTGGCACCAAATACTGAATGTCATCCGGAAGAACATAATCGCGTCCATACATGAATGCATAAGCCTGGGCTGCTTTCATTAAAGCAATCGAACCGCGCGGACTGGCCCCTAAATACACACTGCTGTGGTTACGGGTTCCATTGGCAATTTCCACTATATAGCGTTTAATCGTTTGATCCACATGCACTTCTTTAATTTCTGTCTGCAGTGAACGCAATTCAGCCAGGTCCATTACCGTTTCCAGATCTTCTATCGGCGGAATGCGCTGCGCCCGGTTCAAGACCTCCATCTCATCCGCTATATCCGGATAGCCCATTTTCATTTTTAAAAGGAATCTGTCCAGCTGCGCTTCCGGAAGCGGATAGGTTCCCTCATACTCGATGGGATTTTGCGTTGCCATAACGAAGAAGGGTCTTTCAAGACGATGCGTCACTCCGTCGATGGTCACACTGCTTTCTTCCATTCCTTCAAGAAGAGCGGATTGCGTCTTGGGAGAGGTCCTGTTGATTTCGTCTGCTAAAATAATATTGCCCATAATGGGACCAGGCCTGAACTGAAACTCCATTTCCTTCGGATTATAGATGGATACACCTGTTACATCAGAAGGCAGCAAATCAGGCGTGAATTGGATGCGTTTAAATGCAGCTCCGACTGACTTAGCCAGCGCACGTACCATCATCGTTTTCCCGACACCCGGAACATCCTCGAGCAAAACATGTCCTTCCGCTAAAAGCGCCACTAGGCTTAACTCTGCGACATCCCGTTTGCCGATCATGACTTTTTCAATATTTCCTAATACCCTCTCAATTGCAGGGTGCATCTGATTTCGATCCATGTGAAATCTCTCCCCTTTATCTATATCTATAATTCCACTAATTTACAATTCCCCAGATTTAATTCTAACCTATTATATATTCGCTGTCGCGCTGGAAACTCCTGTGTTTTTCTTGGGATGGTTCTATCTTCTCAATGGTTATAAAACATAAATAAAGGCTGCTTCTCAGCAGCCAGATACCAGTTAGTTATGTCGTTTTCCATTCTGATCTATATAAAAAGATTCGATTAGTGTTCTTTCATAGGGCTTTCCATTCTCGGTAAGACCCTTTATTTCCGTTGTCACATTGTATACGCCTTCCTGTGAAAAATCGCTATCGGTCATGAGGCCAGGCTTTTCTCCTTTAGCTTCTTGCTGCAGCTTTTTCCCTGAAGAATCAAACCCGAAGCGGATCCATTTTGATTTAAAGGCTTTATGACTTTTCGCAGCCTTGCCCTGAATTTTATCATTTAACGGGCTGTTTAGTGTAACGGTGTATAGATACGATGCATTTGCCGGAGCCTTTAACAGCCAGCTTCCTGCTTCAGGATACTCAATTTCAAACTGGTGAATCCACGCTCCTTTGAAAAAATCGGATTCTTCTTTATACGCTTTTACCGTTTTATATTCTTTTCCGTCCGGACTGATTAATTTTAAAGCAGACAAATTCTTTTCACTTAAAAAAGAAACGGTTATGGAGTTCACATTATCCTCAACAGAAAACTGCTCACTAATTGCACTGGCAGCTTTCCCGCCTTTTACAATCGAATGGACGCGTGGCTTGCCGGCAGCGGCTTCTGAGCTTGAAGCTGAGAGAACTGCAGCAGGCTGAGTAATAGTGGTATAGGGCCTGAACACCTGGAATGTATAGGATCCTTCCCGAATGGTTGTATGATTCCAGCCGCCTTCCTGAACAATGGAAGCTCCAGGCAGCCGGGAATTAACAGCTGTCACAACACCATCATTTTTTCCGTACGTGCTCAGGTATAAACCTCCCCAGTAGGAAGCACTGCCAAGTGAACCCCATTTGGTGCCGCCAAGTGTATAATAACGATTTTTTCCAGCATTCTGATGGGAATCTGTAAGGCTTCGAAAGTATTGCATATTGCCTGTCTGAAGGGATTCGGTTGCTTCATTATTATTTCCGAGAAGAGCTGCAAGCCACCAGGCGGCGCTGCTGTGTGCAAGATCTGCAAGCTGGGTGCCATGATGAGGAGAGGATAGAGAGATGACGTTTGATACATATAGGTGGGCATTGTAATGCACAAGGGCTGTCTGAATGTCCACACCGCCTTTGCTATAGCCAATGACCACTAGCTTTTTTCCGCCAAAATGATGGTACATTTCCTGAAGCTTTTCAGCCAGAATGGCACCATTCGTCCACATATCCCGGTCATGATGAAGATCAATGAAGGCTGTTTCATATCCATTTGCCAAGGCCACTTCATACATATCATTTCCTTCATGCCAGACAGCTGACGAATTATTATAGCCGTGCACAAACACAAGAGGCGATTTGGAAGGGTCAATGCTTGAAGGTGTTTCTCCGGCATACCAGTAACCCGGAGTGCCGCTGTCATCACCGCCAAAACCGCCAGCCTTCACCATACCAGGGAAAATCAGCATCATACAAAAGATCACTCCTGCCAATTGTTTTATCAAGCTATTCCCTCCTAAACGGAGATCCGGACGGAAGCCCAGTCAATTTGATTTTATAATTTTCAGAATATTTATTGAAGGGTATTTCGGATTAATTAGCATTCATTAGGCAATAAAAAGATGAAAAAAGCCACAGGAACAAGCCCCATGACTTTTTGCAGTTTAGTATGATACACCTGTTCGGCTATGTGTTTTTTCAAACTCCGCTTGTTTCGGATCAAAGTATTTTTCATTGAAAGCTGCCACGAATTTATCATCCTTAATGTAGCCCGCTCCCCATGTTGGATCCATCGTGAGCCAGCTTCCATCCACTTTCACTTCAACCCATGCATGCTTCTGCGGCCAGAATCCGCCGAAAGCAGTTCCTTCAATAAAGCGGGCTTCCATGTTGCTGGCCCGAAGCAGAGCAATGGCCAGATAAGAATAATCCTGGCAGACGCCCGTTTTGGAATCAAGTGTCTTGAGCGCACTATCATCCCAGCTGAAGTCATCTGTTTCGAGCTTATTCACATCATATGAAACGCTCTTCGCGACATAATCATAGACAGCTTTCGCTTTATCCCTTTCACTGCTTATGCCTTCTGTCAGCTCTTGCGCCAATTCAGTAATTTGCGGCGCATCTGACTGAACGCCTCTTGAAGGAAGCAGATCCCGTTTATCCTCACCTGTGGATTCCACCTCAAATTTGGCAAATCCATAAAAGCGGAAATAATCACTATTCTCTTCCTTTATCTCCGGCACACTTAGTGTGACTTCATATGTCCCAGGACCAAACCTTAAATAAAAAGAATCATCGAACGTGAAGTCTTCTACAGGGATAACGTCCAGTGCTTCGTCTTCACCTTTTTTAGTGGTAATGTAAATATGATCTGTTTCAGGACCGAATTCTGCCTGCGGATCAATTTTTCCTTTTACAGAAAAGACACCTTCAGACTTCTCACCGCCATACTGAGGGTATTCAAGCGCCACTCCCCGCTCCTCATATGTTTTAGAAAATTCAATTGGGCTCATCGTCCTATCAGACTCGTTGTCTATTAAAATGGTTGTCGCTGTCTGATAGTAATTTTCCCTCTCTTTGTCAGGAACCAGCACCTCAAGCTTGTGCAGGCCTTTTCCGTAAAATAACGGCACATCATAAGCGAACTTGCCATCTTTAAGCGTAATGACATGCTTCCACATTTCCGATTCCTTATTCAGCTTTAGCATGATTGTATCGCTGTCTGTCAGACTTCCTGCTTCCCCTTTTAAATTGAATACTTCATTGCCTTTTATATAGCTTGACTCGATATCCAGGTCCAGATCTGCCTCCTGGCCAAACGGAGTGAACGTCACATCCCGCTCTGTATCCGGATTCACATTGTATACCGTGAAAGAGGCAAAATCATAATAATAATTCTCACTATCTGTGCTTGGGAGCTGAACCGTTACCTTATACTCGCCTTCCCCATTAAATAAACGGATGTTCTGCTTGAACTTCCCTTCTTTGATGGGTGCGTAGTATTCAAGATCGTTCCCTGCCGGTCCATCCTCTGTGGAACGAACCTTGATCCAGGCATAGTCTGATTTGAGATCAGAGTACTTCTCAACCTCTCCCTGCACAGCCACCTTGCCATTTGCCGCAAACTCCTTATACTCCGGGTTTTTCAGAGCTGCCCCGACTTCCTCGCTGTAAGAAGTCAGCTCAAGGGGTTCAAGCTCAAGTCCCTTATTTTTCTCTTTAACCAGTTTTTCATATTTGTCTTCTTCCTTTTTCTCCGCTTTGGCTTCTGAACTGCTTTCAGAGCTGCTGCAGGCTGAGAGGAAGAGGAAGCTGGTTAATAATACGATTAATATGGTGACGGGGCTTTTCTTTGGCATGGGTTCCTCCTTTTAGTTTCATTAATTGTAAATTTACATACGCATGTTATCCCTTAAAGTTTCAGAGACTCTGACCCTTGGCCTTTACACCATTAATTATGGATAATAATAAAATGAGCGCTTCCCACATTAGAGCCAAAACCAGGAGAACTGGGCCTCCTTCTTCACTCCAGCTCGATTTGTTTATATAGAGAAATAAGATGGCTAAAAACAACACCAAATTACTTTTCCAAAAAAATAAAAAACCTCTGTTAAATCGGAATTTCTTTTGCTTCCCTTTTGCAGTCAAAATCTCTCCCCCTCTCCCGGTTATTAACGATGTATTAATTAAAAACAGCCATCAGACTGAAGCCTGTAAAGATAAGAAAGAGAAAGAAAAATATAGATGCCAATTTATTAAGAATAATAGGAAGCCTATTTAACATATGCTGAATATGGTAATTCACACCTGAAGTGATAATAGCAATATATTTAAAACAATAGTCAAGGAAAGTCCTAGGCTGTTCATACACATTTACTTCATAGAGGGTAATAACTAGTTTTTGAACAAAAATAGAGAAAAAGGCAAAAACAGCATTTGCTGTAATCATTAGAGCAATATAAGAGCTTGGAATTGGAATATCTATCCCAGTCAGCATTAAAGAAATTAATGTCCATATTAGAAATACTGCAGTAAAGGCGATTAAATTTTTCATATTATTCTCCTTCCGATAGGGAGAGACGGCTGATCTCAAAACAAAAGCTCTTTATAGGGGTGACCCTTAAAGAGCTGCTCTTCACAGTTCCAATATTCAAAGTTAAAATCAAAAATACTCAGATAAGCTTTACTCAATCCTGTGTTCCTGCCTGACATAGTTATCTTCTTCTCTTAACTTATCGAGGTCGATTTTCCGATCCCATACTTTCCTGGCATTGTCATTCATATAAGGAAAAATGTATTGATCTACAATCACCTGAAAATCACCATCATCCAAGAGATTATAGGTGCGAATCTTTATTTTTTGACCATCTAAGGTTTCAATAACAATATCGTTTATAAGGTTTAAAGGATTTCTGACTAAATTGATATTACGAATATTACTTATAGGTACCGTATTCTTTTTAGCATTAACGGTTCCCTTTTCACCCGGAACTATTTTAAACAAAACCTTTCCTGGCATGAATCCAGGCAGGCTCCAAATAGTCAAATGAAGATAGAAGGGAGTGAAAACAATTCCTCCACCAAGATAGAGAAATGAATATTTTGAATTAAACTTCAACCCATGAATGATTAAGAAGATACATGCAAGCAAAAATCCAACTGTAGCCAAAAATATCCATACATACATGAACTTAGAACCTTTTATGATTACAGTGTCACCTTTATTCTGAATCATTGACAAACTATACTCATCCCTTGGACCCGGCAGAGAAAGAGAGATTCACACATAGACGTTATTCAGCCTTTGGTTCTTGCCTCTCATAATTAGCCTGCTGCCGAAGATTCTCCAGGTTTATTTTTCGATCCCAAACTTTTTTTGCATTTTCAGTCATATGAGGATATATATATTGGTCAACTATTATCTGATAGCGAAAATCACCAATCAGGTTATACGTGCGAATTTTAAACTTTTTATCATTGAAGGTTTCAATAACAATATCATTAATTAAATTTAATGGATTCCTTACAAGATCAATGTTTCGAATATCCTTAATTGGAACTGTGCCTTTTTTTGATTTAATCACACCTTTTTCTCCGGGGATAATGGACAGCAAGGTTTTACCCGGGATTAGGCCTGGTAAATTCCAAAGGGTGATATAGAGATAAAAAGGAGTGAAAATTATTCCACCGCCAAGATAGAATAAAGAATATTTAGAGTCAAACTTCAATCCGTGAACAATTAGAAAGATACAGGCTATTAAAAAACCTGCAGTAGCAAGAGACACCAAAACATACATGATGTTTGAACCCTTCACGATAATTTCATTATTTTTCTTCTGAACAAGTGACAAGCACTGCCCCCTCCTTTACATCGAGAGAATTTGATCTTTTGAAAACAGGTTCTTAATCGCTAGTTCATTTGCCTTCTGGATATTTAGATCAAGGTTCTGGTCTCTTGTTATATACCAAAATCCATCTTTTCCAGGGATAACAAAATGAATGTCTATGAGATCAGGATTATTATTGGAGTCATATTTCAAACTCAGCAGACTATCCATTTTTCCGCTTCTCTTAGAAATATCCGCAATAAACTCATTAGCATTATGGCTCTGCAATCTATTACTCCATTTAGATATAAGAGATTCTTGGGCAGAAACAGACTGACTTACATCATTTAAAAATTCCTCAAAATCATCATTTTTCAATTTAAATAAAACTTCGCTTTCCTTAAACAGCGTTTTGAAATCGAAAAATTCACTTATAATTGGAAAAATCTCTTCTTCATTAAGCTTTGTAATCGAATGTACCTGGTGATCATGCAGTAATCTATGAGAATATATTTCGTCATCTTTAACATGAAACGAGATACTTTGTTCTCCTTCAAGATCTAAGTTGAATTTGGAGGCTTTAACTGTTTTTTCTGCAGAACTTAATATTTGAATAAAAGGAGTAAATTCTTCTTTTAACTTATATTGCTTATTAACTTCTATTGCCATATTTTTAGCCAGCAAAGAACGAGACGCAAACTCAAGCATTAATTTTAATTCAGAATCCTCCAATGCTGGAAAATACGTTTCCTTTAAAGAAATCCCTTGCTCATACAAACCTTCACTATAAAAGGAAAATATCAATTCTTCTATGCTTAACTGAATCGTTTTCATATTGCCTCCTTAAAAAAATGATAATTTTTTGCCGAGGAACCCTTTTGCACCGTCTATTAAAGAGTCAGCTGTATCCTTCGCCTTTGAAAGCCCTTTTCCAATATCCTTTACCTTTCCAATTGGATCAGCGATCGTTTCTTTAATCTGTTTATTGACCATGTCAATTCCTTTGTTAGCTGCATCTAATGCCTTACC
This region includes:
- a CDS encoding DUF58 domain-containing protein, giving the protein MKQLLNTLKGVWKLILLFLLILFTFSYAMFQGGFVSWFLFYSFVPFALYALGLSFYSLNSVKVARILPKTEYNAGEQAVITLKISRESAFPLLYLVIEDEMSEQLLHARKSNEAKRFLFPGFQKEMSIQYKINSLPRGEHFFASVRFKTGDLLGLIEKERQATAESRMIVYPAYEEMIYKPMAHHYDQGMTASKERVQRDTSMAIGIREYQPGDRFSWINWKATAKRNDIMTKEFEQRQSHDVYILMDCAPDSRFEAIVSFTASIVRAILRKGAQVGFLTSAAARTAFPIRGGEAHQLQLFHHLAKIKDASAASVDRVLEAEHFLLQQNSQLMIVTAQLTKALIEKAGFFTSKNGVLTIFLIKNEHESPSGDELALKASANARGIRVVLVHNGHFADVFSGVGK
- a CDS encoding AAA family ATPase; translation: MDRNQMHPAIERVLGNIEKVMIGKRDVAELSLVALLAEGHVLLEDVPGVGKTMMVRALAKSVGAAFKRIQFTPDLLPSDVTGVSIYNPKEMEFQFRPGPIMGNIILADEINRTSPKTQSALLEGMEESSVTIDGVTHRLERPFFVMATQNPIEYEGTYPLPEAQLDRFLLKMKMGYPDIADEMEVLNRAQRIPPIEDLETVMDLAELRSLQTEIKEVHVDQTIKRYIVEIANGTRNHSSVYLGASPRGSIALMKAAQAYAFMYGRDYVLPDDIQYLVPAVFVHRIILRSEAKFEGITAEEVVGRVIARVSVPVQRLVK
- a CDS encoding esterase/lipase family protein, whose translation is MIKQLAGVIFCMMLIFPGMVKAGGFGGDDSGTPGYWYAGETPSSIDPSKSPLVFVHGYNNSSAVWHEGNDMYEVALANGYETAFIDLHHDRDMWTNGAILAEKLQEMYHHFGGKKLVVIGYSKGGVDIQTALVHYNAHLYVSNVISLSSPHHGTQLADLAHSSAAWWLAALLGNNNEATESLQTGNMQYFRSLTDSHQNAGKNRYYTLGGTKWGSLGSASYWGGLYLSTYGKNDGVVTAVNSRLPGASIVQEGGWNHTTIREGSYTFQVFRPYTTITQPAAVLSASSSEAAAGKPRVHSIVKGGKAASAISEQFSVEDNVNSITVSFLSEKNLSALKLISPDGKEYKTVKAYKEESDFFKGAWIHQFEIEYPEAGSWLLKAPANASYLYTVTLNSPLNDKIQGKAAKSHKAFKSKWIRFGFDSSGKKLQQEAKGEKPGLMTDSDFSQEGVYNVTTEIKGLTENGKPYERTLIESFYIDQNGKRHN
- a CDS encoding transglutaminase-like domain-containing protein gives rise to the protein MPKKSPVTILIVLLTSFLFLSACSSSESSSEAKAEKKEEDKYEKLVKEKNKGLELEPLELTSYSEEVGAALKNPEYKEFAANGKVAVQGEVEKYSDLKSDYAWIKVRSTEDGPAGNDLEYYAPIKEGKFKQNIRLFNGEGEYKVTVQLPSTDSENYYYDFASFTVYNVNPDTERDVTFTPFGQEADLDLDIESSYIKGNEVFNLKGEAGSLTDSDTIMLKLNKESEMWKHVITLKDGKFAYDVPLFYGKGLHKLEVLVPDKERENYYQTATTILIDNESDRTMSPIEFSKTYEERGVALEYPQYGGEKSEGVFSVKGKIDPQAEFGPETDHIYITTKKGEDEALDVIPVEDFTFDDSFYLRFGPGTYEVTLSVPEIKEENSDYFRFYGFAKFEVESTGEDKRDLLPSRGVQSDAPQITELAQELTEGISSERDKAKAVYDYVAKSVSYDVNKLETDDFSWDDSALKTLDSKTGVCQDYSYLAIALLRASNMEARFIEGTAFGGFWPQKHAWVEVKVDGSWLTMDPTWGAGYIKDDKFVAAFNEKYFDPKQAEFEKTHSRTGVSY
- a CDS encoding DUF5381 family protein gives rise to the protein MIQNKGDTVIIKGSKFMYVWIFLATVGFLLACIFLIIHGLKFNSKYSFLYLGGGIVFTPFYLHLTIWSLPGFMPGKVLFKIVPGEKGTVNAKKNTVPISNIRNINLVRNPLNLINDIVIETLDGQKIKIRTYNLLDDGDFQVIVDQYIFPYMNDNARKVWDRKIDLDKLREEDNYVRQEHRIE
- a CDS encoding DUF5381 family protein, yielding MSLVQKKNNEIIVKGSNIMYVLVSLATAGFLIACIFLIVHGLKFDSKYSLFYLGGGIIFTPFYLYITLWNLPGLIPGKTLLSIIPGEKGVIKSKKGTVPIKDIRNIDLVRNPLNLINDIVIETFNDKKFKIRTYNLIGDFRYQIIVDQYIYPHMTENAKKVWDRKINLENLRQQANYERQEPKAE